A genomic window from Triticum urartu cultivar G1812 chromosome 7, Tu2.1, whole genome shotgun sequence includes:
- the LOC125520085 gene encoding uncharacterized protein LOC125520085: protein MSSSAGDGLAPPSSASKGKARMDDDAEAVAAAPEGVPCGICFTDSRRAIRGELDCCAHHFCFVCIMAWARVESRCPFCKARFHTIRRPPVPGRLPSERIVNVAERNQVYHPRGNVSSVVSTDPYVNSRCSVCNCSSDEDLLLLCELCDAASHTYCVGLGTTVPEGDWFCKDCETSKEEHSRCQIEDGGSSDQGEIEITIEVPTAEPVTEPSASDIVDEGSSLSSVRRTNTRSSGTTIEVPTAEPVTEPSVSDIVDEGYSSSSLRCTNTRSSGTTIEVPTVQPVTEPPVSDIVDGSYSLSSLRHRNTRSSGPIPVPSIYDNVDEDYGTIPVHGTNAQSSGSFPVPSVYDIVDEDYEINPLCRTNTRSTRPDRNANDLPSQGNSSDGSYSHESPQGRGTGRALLHAHARFGTERARTFRNSRNLNNRIMLLRENWPALRAGSAGFATHLHNNSASSSVKEHQQSAAPPPKETRYVNKAWKMLEMAKSAGGRKKCDKPSSLDCTPRFSMGNRSTSFSPIDTILGQKKQSLSPTVTQRNAMKFDRGAKRDNILPRKDVVGHCDLPGNRHVLVCEGIGSFQSRMTNQESPNGKVASSSHSQHVDQTPESSCGGKVALSSHRQHVDQTLESVHGLLGSGKPKMDALHPSANSLSSGRPTAISPLQIVSSAGNQSGAKVNPQEPSAARAATSNEIGTVAATIEVRKSSGPDRGESKRKHRSGMRDDQGSKKPRVNPEEPSAVRATTSNEIGTVAATVEVRKSSGPNRGESKRKHRSGTRDDQGSKKPRVNPEEPSAVCATTSNEIGTVAATVEVRKSSGPERDGSKRKHRSGTHDDQGSKKPRKSGKLAKSEISCLAMLELKPLKIDKTYGSDRFKEVARAATHTVLASYGLEHTPSVALALPKPVCKHSCRTGSSKLSAIANTCKECLRGFVKQAISSVLASKQMDQTAASC, encoded by the exons CTCCTCCGCCGGCGACGGCCTCGCGCCCCCGTCGTCGGCGTCCAAGGGCAAGGCCAGGATGGACGACGACGCCGAGGCCGTGGCCGCGGCGCCGGAGGGCGTGCCCTGCGGCATCTGCTTCACGGACTCGCGCCGGGCGATCCGGGGCGAGCTCGACTGCTGCGCCCACCACTTCTGCTTCGTCTGCATCATGGCCTGGGCGCGCGTCGAGTCGCGCTGCCCCTTCTGCAAGGCGCGCTTCCACACCATCCGCCGCCCGCCCGTTCCCGGCCGCCTCCCCTCCGAGCGCATCGTCAACGTCGCCGAGCGCAACCAG GTATACCATCCTCGAGGCAATGTGAGTAGCGTGGTGAGCACTGATCCTTACGTGAACAGCCGCTGCAGCGTATGTAACTGCTCCAGTGATGAGGACCTGCTGCTCCTCTGCGAGCTGTGCGATGCGGCTTCACACACGTACTGCGTGGGGCTAGGGACCACTGTGCCAGAGGGAGACTGGTTCTGCAAGGACTGTGAAACATCCAAGGAGGAGCACTCGAGGTGTCAGATCGAGGATGGTGGGTCTAGTGATCAGGGTGAAATTGAAATCACCATTGAAGTTCCAACTGCTGAGCCAGTTACAGAACCTTCCGCTTCTGATATTGTGGATGAGGGTTCCTCTCTGAGTTCAGTGCGCCGCACAAATACGAGGAGCAGTGGGACTACCATTGAAGTTCCAACTGCTGAGCCGGTTACAGAACCTTCCGTTTCGGATATTGTGGATGAGGGTTACTCTTCGAGTTCACTGCGCTGCACAAATACGAGGAGCAGTGGGACTACCATTGAAGTTCCAACTGTCCAGCCAGTTACAGAACCTCCCGTTTCAGATATTGTGGATGGGAGTTACTCTTTGAGTTCACTGCGCCACAGAAATACGAGGAGCAGTGGGCCTATCCCAGTTCCGTCTATTTATGATAATGTGGATGAAGATTACGGGACAATTCCAGTGCACGGGACAAATGCACAAAGCAGTGGGTCTTTCCCAGTTCCTTCTGTTTATGACATTGTGGATGAGGATTACGAAATAAATCCACTGTGTAGGACCAATACGCGGAGCACTAGACCTGATAGAAATGCCAATGATTTGCCATCGCAGGGTAATTCTTCTGATGGATCATATTCTCATGAATCTCCTCAAGGGCGAGGCACTGGTCGCGCATTGTTGCATGCCCATGCTCGCTTTGGAACTGAGAGAGCTAGAACATTTCGTAATTCTCGCAATCTTAATAACCGTATAATGCTGCTGCGTGAGAACTGGCCTGCTCTCCGTGCAGGTTCTGCGGGATTTGCCACACATCTACACAACAATAGCGCTAGTTCTTCTGTTAAAGAGCATCAGCAGTCTGCGGCACCTCCGCCTAAGGAGACCCGTTATGTCAATAAGGCATGGAAAATGTTGGAAATGGCAAAGTCTGCTGGTGGAAGGAAGAAATGTGACAAGCCTTCCTCCCTAGACTGCACTCCTCGATTCTCTATGGGAAATAGGTCAACTTCATTCAGCCCGATTGATACAATCTTAGGACAGAAGAAGCAGAGCCTTTCTCCTACCGTGACTCAGAGAAACGCTATGAAATTTGACCGTGGTGCAAAAAGGGATAATATACTGCCCAGGAAGGATGTTGTAGGGCACTGCGACTTGCCTGGGAATCGCCATGTATTAGTTTGTGAAGGAATTGGTTCATTCCAGAGTAGAATGACAAATCAGGAAAGTCCAAATGGTAAAGTTGCCTCGTCAAGCCATAGTCAGCATGTTGATCAGACACCAGAATCTTCGTGTGGCGGTAAAGTTGCCTTATCAAGCCACAGACAACATGTTGATCAAACATTGGAATCTGTGCATGGCCTGCTTGGATCAGGGAAACCTAAAATGGATGCGCTGCATCCATCTGCAAACAGTCTATCGTCCGGTCGTCCCACGGCGATCTCTCCGCTACAAATCGTGTCGAGCGCTGGGAACCAATCTGGTGCAAAGGTAAACCCTCAGGAACCTTCAGCAGCTCGTGCTGCAACATCCAATGAAATTGGTACCGTGGCAGCAACAATTGAAGTTAGAAAAAGTTCTGGACCAGACCGTGGCGAGTCCAAGAGAAAACATCGTTCTGGAATGCGTGATGATCAAGGATCCAAAAAACCCAGGGTAAACCCTGAGGAACCTTCAGCCGTTCGTGCCACAACATCCAATGAAATTGGTACCGTGGCAGCAACAGTTGAAGTTAGAAAAAGTTCTGGACCAAACCGCGGTGAGTCCAAGAGAAAACATCGTTCTGGAACGCGTGATGATCAAGGATCCAAAAAACCGAGGGTAAACCCTGAGGAACCTTCAGCCGTTTGTGCCACAACATCCAATGAAATTGGTACCGTGGCAGCAACAGTTGAAGTTAGAAAAAGTTCTGGGCCAGAACGTGATGGATCCAAGAGAAAACATCGTTCTGGAACACATGATGATCAAGGATCCAAGAAACCCAGGAAGAGTGGTAAACTTGCAAAAAGTGAAATATCATGCTTGGCCATGCTTGAGTTGAAGCCACTCAAGATAGACAAAACCTACG GTTCCGACAGATTCAAGGAGGTTGCTCGAGCAGCAACACACACCGTCTTGGCTTCCTACGGACTGGAGCATACTCCATCAGTAGCCCTGGCACTCCCCAAACCGGTCTGCAAGCACAGCTGCAGAACCGGATCTTCCAAACTGTCAGCGATAGCCAACACCTGCAAGGAATGCCTGCGTGGTTTCGTGAAGCAAGCCATCAGTTCGGTGTTGGCCAGCAAGCAGATGGATCAAACTGCCGCCTCTTGCTAG